The Prosthecobacter vanneervenii genome has a segment encoding these proteins:
- a CDS encoding CHASE2 domain-containing protein, whose product MSRRKKNRSLRFEMLLLPLVLFLALSFSGTRLGQDLENLTLDWRFQLRAWSDPPAAPQVLVVGIDEDALEKLGRWPWQRSVHAQLMKLLDSRPPSAVAFDLLFTEASSDPAQDQEFGDALALSPVSITAAMAQKLENTKPYESDLAANTKAISNIEGDQRLIIGEDTGLMPVGIIGESSHAGFVNSPPGPDGVRRQIPLIVRCGTHVFPSLVLQALLSHEGVETDAVSVILGSSIQVKGTRKTWSIPVDAAGQMTINYRHPRTFKVFPYAGLLGQLAAHQGGEWPAEFPPVKGQILFIGQTADGLSDLGPTPHGPQTALVLTHANAISNILTGDYIQQPEHLKLIGIWILIAFFTILPVRFGPIWLAVLVPTLFVGAYVYFAFHLFRLESMHLPVAWPVLGFLLVEGGSILHRLIIELRAKSRITSMFGTFLAPQVVKQLIASGEEPKLGGEQAEITAFFSDIAGFSSFSEKLSPERLVTLMNDYLSEMTDILHDNGGTLDKFIGDAIVGMFGAPLYFEGHAHSACTAALQMQKRQLELRRKWKHEGGWPDIVHQMQTRIGLNSGLAVIGNMGSRRRFNYTMMGDTVNLAARSESGAKSYGVYTMVTGETKTLSEKHQDDITFRFLDRIVVKGRSQPAEVYELVCFTQDLTPEIEECLSIFDKGIAAYQAQKWDAARALFERSARREMHKDSNPSLVMIERCDAMKLDPPPADWDGVYVMKTK is encoded by the coding sequence ATGAGCCGCAGGAAAAAAAACCGTAGCCTGCGCTTTGAAATGCTCCTGCTCCCGCTGGTGCTGTTTCTTGCGCTTTCCTTCAGCGGCACACGGCTGGGGCAGGATCTGGAAAACCTCACGCTGGACTGGCGCTTTCAGCTCCGTGCATGGTCGGACCCGCCCGCCGCGCCACAAGTCCTCGTGGTGGGCATTGATGAGGACGCGCTGGAAAAGCTGGGCCGCTGGCCCTGGCAGCGCAGCGTGCACGCGCAGCTCATGAAGCTGCTCGACTCACGCCCGCCCTCCGCCGTGGCCTTCGATCTTCTCTTCACCGAGGCCAGCTCCGACCCGGCGCAGGATCAGGAGTTTGGAGATGCCCTCGCGCTCTCTCCCGTCTCCATCACCGCCGCCATGGCACAGAAGCTGGAAAATACGAAGCCGTATGAGAGCGATCTCGCCGCCAATACCAAAGCCATCTCAAACATCGAGGGAGATCAGAGGCTCATCATCGGCGAGGACACCGGACTGATGCCCGTGGGCATCATCGGAGAGAGCTCGCACGCCGGATTTGTGAATTCACCACCCGGCCCCGACGGCGTCCGGCGGCAGATTCCGCTCATCGTTCGTTGCGGCACGCATGTTTTTCCCAGCCTCGTGCTACAGGCTCTGCTGAGTCATGAGGGCGTGGAGACAGACGCCGTCAGTGTCATTCTCGGCAGCAGCATCCAGGTGAAAGGCACCCGCAAGACCTGGAGCATTCCCGTTGATGCCGCCGGGCAGATGACCATCAACTACCGCCACCCGCGCACCTTCAAAGTCTTCCCTTATGCCGGGCTGCTGGGGCAACTGGCCGCGCATCAAGGCGGTGAATGGCCTGCTGAATTTCCGCCCGTCAAAGGTCAGATCCTTTTCATCGGCCAGACGGCTGACGGGCTCTCAGACCTTGGGCCAACTCCTCACGGACCGCAGACGGCGCTAGTGCTCACGCATGCCAACGCCATAAGCAACATCCTCACAGGGGACTACATCCAGCAGCCAGAGCATCTCAAGCTCATCGGCATCTGGATCCTCATCGCGTTCTTCACTATCTTGCCTGTGCGTTTTGGTCCCATCTGGCTGGCGGTACTGGTGCCCACGCTCTTTGTGGGGGCTTATGTTTACTTTGCATTTCATCTCTTCCGCCTGGAGAGCATGCACCTGCCGGTGGCGTGGCCGGTGCTCGGCTTCCTGCTGGTGGAGGGCGGCTCCATCCTGCACCGGCTCATCATCGAGCTGCGCGCCAAAAGCCGCATCACCAGCATGTTTGGCACCTTCCTCGCGCCACAGGTGGTCAAGCAGCTGATCGCTTCTGGAGAGGAACCCAAGCTCGGCGGCGAGCAGGCGGAGATCACCGCCTTCTTCAGCGACATCGCCGGATTTTCCTCCTTCTCCGAAAAGCTCAGTCCCGAGCGCCTCGTCACGCTGATGAACGACTACCTCAGCGAGATGACCGACATCCTGCACGACAACGGCGGCACGCTCGACAAGTTCATCGGGGACGCCATTGTGGGCATGTTTGGCGCACCGCTTTACTTCGAAGGCCACGCCCACAGCGCCTGCACCGCCGCTCTGCAGATGCAGAAACGCCAGCTGGAGCTGCGGCGCAAATGGAAGCATGAAGGCGGATGGCCTGACATCGTGCATCAGATGCAGACCCGCATCGGTCTGAACTCGGGTCTGGCTGTCATCGGCAACATGGGCTCCCGCCGCCGCTTCAACTACACCATGATGGGAGACACCGTGAACCTGGCCGCCCGCAGCGAGAGCGGAGCCAAGAGCTACGGCGTTTATACGATGGTCACCGGAGAGACCAAGACGCTCTCTGAAAAGCACCAGGACGACATCACCTTCCGCTTTCTGGACCGCATCGTGGTCAAAGGCCGCAGCCAGCCCGCCGAGGTGTATGAGCTGGTGTGCTTCACCCAGGACCTCACCCCGGAGATCGAGGAATGTCTCTCCATCTTTGACAAAGGCATCGCCGCGTATCAGGCGCAGAAGTGGGATGCTGCCCGCGCCCTCTTTGAGCGCTCCGCCCGCCGCGAGATGCACAAAGACAGCAACCCCTCCCTTGTGATGATCGAACGCTGCGACGCCATGAAGCTCGATCCCCCGCCCGCCGACTGGGATGGCGTGTATGTGATGAAGACGAAGTAG
- a CDS encoding DUF3500 domain-containing protein: protein MSAPFERKPVSRREILRALGMSAAYAAFPSLHAAPAAAGKDSLPMQFYKSLSEEQHAKIVLPSDHAQRGYVSNWWYICPDQRLHTFYSKDQQDLVRQIFESLHHPDYREKMNWQVQKDLMGQIKNTPSVGFFGTPADEDFEFIYTGHHVTRRCRASSDKGFGFGGRPIFYGNFAKAFRETKDHEGNPFWYQGLVFNEFVQALDGKQQEKILVGREPRPESPAKVIEKRKTDLPGLCGADLSKDQQAKLLETMRRMLVCFRPDDVKATMKTITDKKLVERVFVSCYGGVYDIGSDKVWDTWQIESPEFVWYFRGYPHIHGYFHLPV from the coding sequence TTGTCTGCTCCCTTCGAGAGAAAGCCCGTCAGCCGCCGTGAGATCCTGCGTGCTTTGGGCATGAGCGCCGCTTATGCGGCCTTTCCCTCGCTGCATGCCGCTCCTGCGGCTGCGGGAAAGGACTCCCTGCCGATGCAGTTCTACAAGAGCCTCAGCGAGGAGCAGCACGCCAAGATCGTCCTGCCAAGTGACCACGCACAGCGCGGCTACGTGAGCAACTGGTGGTACATCTGCCCGGACCAGCGTCTGCACACCTTTTACAGCAAAGATCAGCAGGATCTGGTGCGGCAGATCTTTGAGTCGCTGCACCATCCCGATTACCGCGAGAAGATGAACTGGCAGGTGCAGAAGGACCTGATGGGGCAGATCAAGAACACGCCCTCCGTGGGATTCTTTGGCACCCCGGCGGATGAGGATTTTGAGTTCATTTACACCGGGCACCATGTGACCCGCCGCTGCCGCGCCAGCTCAGACAAGGGCTTCGGCTTTGGCGGACGCCCCATCTTCTACGGCAACTTTGCCAAGGCCTTCCGCGAGACCAAGGACCACGAGGGCAATCCCTTCTGGTATCAGGGGCTGGTCTTCAATGAATTCGTCCAGGCGCTCGACGGCAAGCAGCAGGAGAAAATCCTGGTGGGCCGCGAGCCCCGGCCAGAGAGCCCGGCCAAGGTGATCGAAAAGCGCAAGACCGACCTGCCCGGCCTGTGCGGTGCGGACCTCAGCAAGGATCAGCAGGCCAAGCTGCTGGAAACCATGCGCCGCATGCTGGTGTGCTTCCGTCCAGATGACGTCAAGGCCACCATGAAGACCATCACGGACAAGAAGCTGGTGGAGCGTGTCTTTGTCTCCTGCTACGGCGGCGTCTATGACATCGGCTCAGACAAGGTCTGGGACACCTGGCAGATCGAGAGCCCGGAGTTTGTGTGGTACTTCCGCGGCTATCCGCATATCCACGGCTACTTCCATCTGCCGGTCTGA